The following proteins come from a genomic window of Acetobacteroides hydrogenigenes:
- the dapA gene encoding 4-hydroxy-tetrahydrodipicolinate synthase encodes MNLRGVGVALVTPFNEDGSVDFESLTRLVEYVSANDVDYLVVHGTTGETPTLTKEEKRAIVKHVYESNKAKLPIVIGCGGNSTADVIALLNDEMYKYADAILSVTPYYNKPNQAGLYEHYKAIALASKKPIVLYNVPGRTGVNLTAETIIRLANDFDNIIAIKEADTDMNKMIKVLKGRPEGFLVLSADDAYVIPQISVGADGVISVAANAYPKDFCNMVHLALSGKFDVAIPTVYKLADPIDQLFAEGNPTGVKAVLAKLSICKNVLRLPLVPASEKLYAEISKFIEGNM; translated from the coding sequence ATGAATTTAAGAGGAGTTGGTGTGGCGCTAGTTACACCCTTTAACGAAGACGGAAGCGTAGACTTTGAGTCGTTAACTCGTTTGGTAGAGTATGTTTCTGCCAATGATGTTGATTACCTAGTTGTTCATGGAACAACAGGCGAAACCCCTACCTTGACAAAAGAGGAAAAACGGGCAATCGTCAAACATGTTTATGAGAGCAATAAGGCTAAACTTCCGATAGTTATTGGATGCGGCGGCAATAGCACCGCCGATGTCATCGCTCTTCTGAATGATGAAATGTACAAATACGCCGATGCAATCCTTTCTGTAACGCCATATTACAACAAGCCTAATCAGGCTGGGCTATACGAGCACTACAAGGCAATTGCCTTGGCCTCTAAGAAGCCTATTGTGCTATATAATGTACCAGGTCGTACAGGAGTGAACCTTACCGCTGAAACAATCATCCGCTTGGCTAATGATTTTGATAATATCATCGCAATAAAGGAAGCCGATACGGACATGAATAAGATGATTAAGGTTCTTAAGGGGAGACCCGAAGGATTCCTTGTACTTTCGGCTGATGATGCATACGTGATTCCTCAAATTTCGGTGGGTGCCGATGGCGTAATCTCGGTTGCCGCCAACGCCTATCCAAAGGATTTCTGCAATATGGTTCATTTGGCATTAAGCGGGAAATTTGATGTGGCTATTCCAACGGTTTACAAGCTTGCCGATCCAATTGATCAGCTTTTTGCAGAAGGAAATCCAACAGGTGTCAAAGCTGTGCTGGCAAAGTTGAGCATCTGCAAAAACGTACTACGTCTTCCGCTTGTACCTGCTTCCGAAAAGCTCTACGCTGAAATTTCGAAGTTTATTGAAGGCAATATGTAG
- a CDS encoding DUF6913 domain-containing protein, with protein sequence MLTAIKKSFQKRAFEALRSSVSSARKRYFTPFDRIKSVVLLYRVGGEDSFSDLYPFIDRLEAKGAKVDTILVGKQKDLQLEIPNKYSVYPVGYQEVKWNGTPKNEEVLNLLQNNHDYFIDLTRLESSLSIYLATASLAKFKIGGVGIAGSPFDLTLDVSDDADLRFFEEQMFAYLPKIG encoded by the coding sequence ATGCTTACTGCAATAAAAAAGAGCTTTCAAAAACGGGCATTCGAGGCATTACGCTCCAGCGTAAGTTCGGCTCGTAAAAGATATTTTACACCCTTTGATCGGATAAAGAGCGTTGTTTTGCTCTATAGAGTTGGGGGAGAGGATAGCTTCTCTGATTTATACCCTTTTATTGATCGGTTAGAGGCTAAAGGTGCTAAGGTTGATACCATTTTGGTGGGAAAACAAAAGGATTTGCAGCTGGAGATTCCCAACAAGTATAGCGTTTACCCAGTTGGATATCAGGAGGTGAAATGGAATGGTACGCCCAAAAATGAGGAGGTTCTCAACCTTTTGCAAAACAATCACGATTATTTCATAGATTTGACCAGGTTAGAATCGAGCCTCAGCATTTACCTCGCAACTGCATCGTTGGCTAAATTCAAAATAGGAGGTGTAGGTATTGCCGGTTCGCCATTTGACTTAACCCTTGATGTCAGTGATGATGCTGATTTACGGTTTTTTGAAGAGCAGATGTTTGCCTATCTGCCTAAGATTGGATAG